The following are from one region of the Juglans regia cultivar Chandler chromosome 10, Walnut 2.0, whole genome shotgun sequence genome:
- the LOC108994057 gene encoding OBERON-like protein produces the protein MGTSSGSNIHHQSSSKMLPPRQQPRPGGLQTSLSLVSSDARLSPEEPRSNSDQIRESPTESASSRETWPTADAIMAKKMMENGKAENDCPDQSVIRRVSIADKISLRDIARERVDIISEKMHRLPDDVLEELKNGLRVILEGNGGSQQREEFSMLQKLVQSRTDLTAKTLIRAHRVQLEILVSINTGIQAFLHPSISLSQTSLIEIFVYKRCRNIVCQNQLPADDCTCDICTKRNGFCNLCMCVICNKFDFEVNTCRWIGCDLCSHWTHTDCAIRDGLICMGPSVKSGAGPSEMVFSCRACNRTSELLGWVKDVFHHCAPAWDREALMRELDFVSRIFHGSDDPRGIKLFYKCEDLKEKMKSGVESAAACRAILLFFQELEVDGPKSMENGEGGRMIAPQEACNRIAEVVQEAIRKMEMVADEKMRMFKKARMALEACDRELEDKAREVAELKLERQKKNLQVEELERIVRLKQAEADMFQLKANEAKREAERLQRIALAKSDKSEEEYASNYLKQRLNEAEAEKQYLFEKIKLQESSRASQSSGGGDSSQMLMYSKIHDLLYSAPPKADGQPNERHPFRTNS, from the exons ATGGGTACATCGTCTGGTTCTAACATCCACCATCAATCTTCGTCAAAAATGCTGCCTCCACGACAGCAACCACGACCTGGAGGACTACAAACCTCATTGTCCCTTGTCTCTTCAGATGCCCGCCTCTCCCCAGAGGAGCCCAGATCAAATTCTGATCAAATTCGTGAGTCCCCTACTGAGAGTGCCAGTTCTCGAGAAACTTGGCCCACTGCCGATGCCATCATGGCAAAGAAGATGATGGAGAATGGGAAAGCTGAGAATGATTGCCCTGATCAATCGGTTATTCGCAGAGTTTCTATTGCAGATAAGATCTCCCTTCGGGACATagcaagagagagagttgatatTATCTCTGAAAAGATGCATCGTTTACCTGATGACGTTCTAGAAGAGTTGAAGAATGGACTCCGAGTTATTCTTGAAGGCAATGGTGGCTCACAGCAAAGAGAAGAATTTTCTATGTTGCAGAAACTTGTCCAGAGTAGAACTGATTTAACCGCTAAGACGTTGATTAGAGCCCACAGAGTTCAGCTTGAAATTCTTGTGTCAATAAATACTGGGATTCAGGCATTCTTGCATCCTAGTATCAGTCTCTCTCAGACTTCACTGATTGAGATCTTTGTCTACAAGAGATGCAGAAATATAGTATGCCAAAACCAGCTCCCAGCTGATGATTGTACATGTGACATATGCACTAAGAGAAATGGTTTCTGCAATCTTTGCATGTGTGTAATCTGTAACAAGTTTGATTTTGAAGTAAATACCTGCAGGTGGATTGGGTGTGACTTGTGTTCTCATTGGACTCATACAGATTGTGCTATTCGTGATGGACTCATTTGTATGGGTCCTTCTGTTAAGAGTGGAGCAGGTCCCTCTGAGATGGTTTTCAGTTGCCGGGCATGCAATCGAACATCTGAGCTTCTTGGGTGGGTTAAAGATGTTTTCCACCACTGTGCACCAGCCTGGGACCGTGAGGCTTTGATGAGGGAACTGGATTTTGTTAGTAGGATTTTTCATGGAAGTGACGACCCCCGAGGGATTAAACTCTTTTACAAGTGTGAGgatctgaaagaaaaaatgaagagtgGAGTAGAGTCAGCAGCAGCCTGCCGggcaattttattgtttttccaaG AGCTTGAGGTGGACGGACCAAAGAGTATGGAAAATGGGGAAGGTGGAAGGATGATAGCGCCACAGGAGGCATGCAATCGGATTGCTGAGGTGGTTCAGGAAGCCATAAGGAAGATGGAAATGGTGGCTGATGAGAAGATGAGAATGTTTAAGAAAGCCCGCATGGCTCTTGAGGCTTGTGACCGTGAGCTTGAGGACAAGGCGAGGGAAGTAGCAGAGCTGAAGCTGGAAAGGCAAAAGAAGAATCTGCAGGTAGAAGAGCTGGAGAGGATTGTGAGGCTTAAACAGGCAGAAGCTGATATGTTCCAACTCAAGGCCAATGAGGCAAAACGAGAGGCTGAGAGGCTTCAGAGGATTGCTCTTGCTAAGTCTGACAAATCAGAGGAAGAATATGCTAGCAATTACCTGAAACAACGGTTAAATGAGGCAGAAGCTGAGAAGCAGTATCTGTTTGAGAAGATTAAGCTGCAGGAGAGTTCTCGTGCATCACAGAGCAGTGGTGGGGGTGATTCTTCACAGATGCTGATGTATTCCAAAATCCACGATCTACTTTACAGTGCTCCACCAAAGGCAGACGGCCAGCCAAATGAACGTCACCCTTTCAGGACGAATTCCTGA